The Pungitius pungitius chromosome 21, fPunPun2.1, whole genome shotgun sequence genome includes the window ctgattttaaaaaagtaaataaattaaagtataaaaagacacaatgaaATCACATTTAGATATTGTAGACTAAAGAAGGTCGTCCATTTGGACCTTTTGGATCTAAATGCTTCAGTGCATTCATTCCTGCTTTAAAGGTTGTACAAATGTTATTCTTGGTCTTGTTTtctggaagaaggaaaaaaagtatcTTTTGCATATGTAAACggatatagaaaaaaaaaaaaaccctgttatTCCTTGATGTTCTAGACGTCTGCTCGATGGTGGATGTTTATCGTTTGGAGGTCTCGCAGCCTAGTTGACAACCAGTAGTCGTGTAGATTTATCACCCAATGTTTCTCTCTAAAGATTTTCACGTTCTTCTGACAAGTTGATGTTCAAATAGTTTTATTTCTGGTAGACATGTTTGCACAAATTGAACTGCTACTTTTGAGtcgcaattcttttttttttttgtattcacttttgtatttttaagaGTAGCATTGTGTATTCCCTACATCTTTCTTCAAGTACCTGCAACATAAGCTAAAAAAACTGTcttagttttgttttgtcagtATAATTGAGGCGTTACATGAGATACTGTATCTGGTGCATTTTTATGCACTTCCAGGAGAgggttttagtgtgtgtgtgtgtgtgtgtgtgtgtgtgtgtgtgtgtgtgtgtgtgtgtgtgtgtgtgtgtgtgtgtgtgtgtgtgtgtgtgtgtgtgtgtgtgtgtgtgactatagTATgattgtttgacttattattttAGTATTCTGGTCAAATACTGATTGTTTGAAACATTGAGGCTTATTTTGAAAGACAATTTCAATGTTTTATGAATCTGTGTGTTGATGCTGGGAGGGGGGAATGATATGCCGTTATCTCAGGTTCTgtccaaataaatatataattgataatgtgttgtcatggtgacttattatgtgtgtgtgaattctaAATACAGTCGTTAACAGGAAACCCCCCACTATGGGCACGCTTCCGTCATCCAGCTGTtgcagttgcattgtgggactgGCTGattgggtggggaggggaggttgTGTGCAGTTCACTTCAGACCCGCGTGGAAAGACGCACGAGACGCTCCTCACCGGCAGCAGGTAGCCTACTCTGTTCACCGGACCCTCCGCGCGCATCGACCGACATGTTGGGCGTCGTCGCCAAGCAGCTGAAGAGCCATCCGGCGGTGAGTCGCACGCGCCgggttccttcacagcgagCCGGTGACATTGCAGGAGCCGGCGAGGACGCGATGCGCGCGGccgcttcctcccccccccccaaataccTCAACGTTAATTGTCGGACGTGCGATCAAGCGTTAGTTATTCAGCTGGgtttttaaatccttttctcCGGTAATGAGGATTTTACGGCGTTTATTTATAAGTCCGATGCGacagatttgtgtttttatccacTCTAATAAGCCGCGGATTTCAGGCTTTAAACTGATTAACAAAACCCATTTACCACCAAATCAATTGCGCATTGTAATCCATAtttgtcttatcttaaactaCTAGATTCTTGTGATTCCTTCATTCTGTTGAGGCTTCCCTGTTTTATCTTTTCTTTCACTGAGCTTCATAATATGATTATTTAGTAGAAAATTAGAGCCGCCCGTTGCGATGACACACGAACAAATTAAAAGAGGCGAAATCCCTTGCATCGACTCGTTTTGAAATGTGCCAAACGTCGTCAGTGTGGCAGAATGCGCGGCTTCCCTGTAGGAGGCATCGGTGCGCGCACACGGCCATGTCCGTAGGTCGCTGCGGCACGTACCGTACATTATCTGTACGCCCTCCACACCGGCACGACGCACCGAGTCTGAATGTCAAGGTCGACCGGGTGAAACGGCGCGCGTCCATACTGACAGGCGCGTGACCATGTTTCCAACGTGCAATGTATGGTTTATATAAGGAAAGGTGGTGGAAGAAGCACTGACATGTTATGGAGAACcctatacaaatacaaatacagccATTTTTAATCTATTCAAGTAATAAGTAATGCTTTTATTGAACCTCCCGTGAATCATTTACTGGACTGACGAAAGGTGAACTGAGATGTAGGCTCGCCATGAAGTTATTTAATAAAAAGTCCTGTGTTAACGCCTCTCGAACCCAAAACCCTCTGGAATATAGAATAGTAACTCGCCGTTGTTGGTTACGTTGTCCTAGTTTCACAGATTACGTCTCGATACCAAACATGCATTGGAATTACTTTCTCATCTCCTTCACTCACCAGCTCATccctctcttcatcttcatcggTGGCGGAGCAACCATGAGCGTGATGTACTTGGCTCGGCTGGCTCTGAAAAACCCCGACGTCTCGTAAGTCTCCAGTACATCTGGTCTGTTCGTCCTCCTCGGCCCTCGCTGAGCTTTTTAGGAAACCTCAGAGTGAGTTTGCATATATTTTCATTTCCTCAGATGGGATCGCAAGAACAACCCTGAGCCCTGGAACAACTTGCAGCCCAATCAGCAGTACAAAGtatgagcttttattttgcatcAGTGAAGCCGTTTAGAATATGTTTCTTTAAGAGGCTGCTTGGTTAGGTTCAAACCCCAAGCCATGTAGTTCCCTGTTGGATTGCTTTAAAATCCATTCTGCCCCCCTCGTACTGACGGTGCACTTCTCTTTGCTGTATTTGCAGCTCTTCAAAGTTAACATGGACTACTCCAAGCTGAAGAAGGACAGGCCGGATTTCTAAGTCACTGTGACTTCACACCTCCAACTTCGACACAGTCGTCGGTGTGGGGAGCCCTTTGCACTTTTTAGAAAACCTATACTCATGACATATGAAGGTTGAGTCGCACTGCGTGCTGCACTCATTAATTTATGTTAATTTAAGTTCCCAAtgtg containing:
- the ndufa4b gene encoding cytochrome c oxidase subunit NDUFA4, whose amino-acid sequence is MLGVVAKQLKSHPALIPLFIFIGGGATMSVMYLARLALKNPDVSWDRKNNPEPWNNLQPNQQYKLFKVNMDYSKLKKDRPDF